The proteins below are encoded in one region of Clostridium pasteurianum DSM 525 = ATCC 6013:
- a CDS encoding head-tail connector protein yields MTLDEVKNYLRVDADFIEDDAYIQTLIDNSQTYIDSCVGTGYQTNANLVKLATTAQYKLINDLYNNRSQYIDGSFKRDIIIDTIFDMLASASDEVI; encoded by the coding sequence ATGACGTTAGATGAAGTTAAAAATTATCTAAGAGTTGATGCTGATTTTATAGAAGATGATGCTTATATACAAACTTTAATAGATAATTCACAAACTTATATAGATTCATGTGTTGGCACTGGTTATCAGACCAATGCTAATTTAGTTAAACTTGCTACTACAGCACAATATAAGCTAATCAATGATTTATATAATAATAGAAGCCAATATATTGATGGTTCATTCAAGCGAGATATAATAATTGACACAATATTTGATATGTTAGCAAGTGCCAGTGACGAGGTGATATAA
- a CDS encoding phage major capsid protein → MDINEMKKAVEEKRAEVRGALDAKDAEKAKALNEELRGLQDSLKIAEELEADEKRALENQKAKKEERGDVKVEKVSEMRAIVKSVMGKELSAEERAVIVSSDNSAVLPSQFVNQLQEIKKGFGSLKSICDVIPVTKNSGTIPMVDYDQNSLADIAEGADIVDGSLVTTDLNFTCSKVGLIQTLSSELVDDAEVEIESIARTNFSEIAVAKENKKIMTVIDTNATAVTTPTSYEDLENVMDTALPAVKSGLITLCNVAGYAYLKNKKDNQERPLNLITNVNGVEYFNNKPIITFDSSLVTPGAGMTKIFYSLNSKEAVKFLERAGVTVARSTEAGFNDDTIKLRILERLAVAKGSVRSVKKLELA, encoded by the coding sequence ATGGATATTAATGAAATGAAAAAAGCAGTAGAAGAAAAAAGAGCAGAGGTAAGAGGTGCTTTAGACGCTAAAGACGCTGAAAAAGCAAAAGCATTAAATGAAGAACTAAGAGGATTACAAGATAGTTTAAAAATAGCAGAAGAATTAGAAGCAGACGAAAAAAGAGCATTAGAAAATCAGAAAGCAAAAAAAGAAGAAAGAGGCGATGTTAAAGTGGAAAAAGTAAGTGAAATGAGAGCAATAGTAAAAAGTGTAATGGGTAAGGAATTATCAGCAGAGGAAAGAGCAGTAATAGTATCTAGTGATAATAGTGCTGTATTGCCAAGCCAGTTTGTTAACCAGTTACAAGAAATAAAGAAAGGTTTTGGTTCATTAAAATCAATTTGTGATGTTATACCAGTCACTAAAAACAGTGGAACAATCCCAATGGTTGATTATGACCAAAATAGTTTAGCTGATATAGCAGAAGGTGCGGATATAGTTGATGGTTCATTAGTAACTACTGACTTAAATTTTACTTGCTCTAAAGTTGGTTTAATACAAACATTATCAAGTGAATTAGTTGATGATGCAGAAGTTGAAATTGAATCAATAGCAAGAACTAACTTTTCTGAAATAGCAGTTGCTAAAGAAAATAAAAAGATTATGACAGTTATAGATACAAATGCAACAGCAGTAACTACTCCAACTTCATATGAAGATTTAGAAAATGTTATGGATACTGCATTACCTGCTGTAAAATCTGGATTAATTACATTATGTAATGTAGCAGGATATGCATACCTTAAGAACAAGAAAGATAACCAAGAGAGACCTTTGAATCTAATAACTAATGTAAATGGTGTTGAATATTTCAATAATAAACCAATCATAACTTTTGATTCTTCTTTAGTTACTCCAGGTGCAGGTATGACTAAAATTTTCTATTCTCTTAACTCAAAAGAAGCAGTTAAATTTCTTGAGAGAGCAGGTGTAACTGTAGCTAGAAGTACAGAAGCAGGTTTTAATGATGATACTATTAAATTAAGAATCTTAGAAAGACTTGCAGTTGCAAAAGGTTCTGTAAGAAGTGTTAAAAAATTAGAGTTAGCTTAA
- a CDS encoding HK97 family phage prohead protease gives MENREFRAVKDYEIRQIQDTNTTEIDGYIAKFDSPTELFQGFYEKIDRGAFDNTLKDGHNIFLLYHHDWSKPLASTQTGTLTLSVDNVGLRFNATINDNLSYGKDAIELIKQGLISGCSFGFTCVRESNEYNANDDSIMRTLLEVELYEGSILCIPQYEDTTVFARAKEIDSKERAKLEQAKQNELDLELIKLELDLDN, from the coding sequence ATGGAAAATAGAGAATTTAGAGCCGTAAAAGACTATGAAATTAGGCAGATACAAGATACAAATACAACAGAAATTGATGGATACATAGCTAAATTCGATAGTCCAACAGAACTTTTTCAAGGGTTTTATGAAAAAATTGATAGAGGTGCTTTTGATAATACTTTAAAAGATGGTCATAATATATTTTTATTATATCATCATGACTGGTCAAAACCTTTAGCAAGTACACAAACTGGGACTTTAACTTTATCTGTAGATAATGTCGGTTTAAGATTCAATGCAACTATAAATGATAATTTATCTTATGGAAAAGATGCTATTGAACTAATAAAACAAGGACTTATAAGTGGCTGTAGTTTTGGTTTTACATGTGTAAGAGAATCTAATGAATACAATGCAAATGATGATAGTATTATGAGAACTTTATTAGAAGTTGAATTGTATGAAGGTTCTATTTTATGTATTCCACAGTATGAAGATACTACAGTTTTTGCAAGGGCAAAAGAAATTGATAGTAAAGAAAGAGCAAAATTAGAACAGGCAAAACAAAATGAATTGGATTTAGAGTTAATCAAACTTGAACTTGATTTAGATAATTAA